From one Nitrospira sp. MA-1 genomic stretch:
- a CDS encoding response regulator, giving the protein MTKPYVFVVDDDEVVRVNIAKKLSRLDCTARAFESGEALMEFLKNHRDEPDVILVDYKMGGMDGVETLQAVRKMLSTPAVIFTAYEGLVDLQAVKQLGHCKVLLKTIDLSVLGCIVNEAMAERKMRR; this is encoded by the coding sequence GTGACAAAACCCTATGTATTTGTGGTGGATGATGATGAGGTGGTTCGCGTAAATATTGCGAAAAAACTTTCCCGATTAGATTGCACGGCACGCGCTTTTGAATCGGGAGAGGCCTTGATGGAATTTTTGAAAAATCATAGGGATGAACCGGATGTAATCTTGGTTGATTATAAAATGGGCGGTATGGATGGAGTGGAAACATTACAAGCAGTGAGAAAGATGTTATCCACTCCCGCCGTGATATTTACGGCGTATGAAGGCCTGGTGGACTTGCAGGCTGTAAAGCAATTAGGGCACTGTAAAGTCCTGCTCAAAACGATAGATCTGAGCGTGCTTGGTTGTATCGTGAATGAAGCAATGGCCGAAAGAAAAATGCGACGGTAA